From a region of the Pseudomonas fulva 12-X genome:
- a CDS encoding type I secretion system permease/ATPase produces the protein MRLRLDPRRDIDAALLRYRNLFWVIALFSGVINLLTVVPALYMMQVFDRVMASRNETTLLLLTVLALGLFLLSALVEWVRGQVMIKMSVGIDLDLGERLFGVAFQKSLKEHNANPAQVLSDLNALRQFLTGSAAIALLDLPWMPIFLIVTGMLHPWLGLFTLLGALILFALAMWNEHATRKGMDEANQISVNSAKYVNSTLQNAEVIQAMGMLGNLQRRWAAMQRRLIGAQTTASDKAAKISTITRLIRTAWQSLAMGLAMLLILEGQISGGVMMAAGFLISKAMLPAEQAIGSWRQLDGAKASYRRLCQLLEEFPRQVDRMSLPTPTGAIRIERLMVTPPGSKRPAVNGIDLALNKAEVLAVIGPSASGKSTLARAMVGVWPASHGSVRLDGAEINQWDSEALGPHLGYLPQDIELFDGTVADNIARFGEVDSNQVIEAATLAGIHQMVLRFPQGYDTQLGPGGLGLSGGQKQRIGLARALYGKPALIVLDEPNSNLDDAGESALVTAIDALRKHGSTVVLVTHRPNVLAVVDKLLVLQDGTQKMFGPRDQVLKALLPASATTSSAEAQTS, from the coding sequence ATGCGTCTACGCCTTGACCCCCGCCGTGATATCGATGCCGCCCTGCTGCGCTATCGCAACCTGTTCTGGGTCATCGCCCTGTTCAGTGGCGTTATCAACCTGCTGACCGTGGTACCCGCGCTCTACATGATGCAGGTCTTCGACCGGGTCATGGCCAGCCGCAACGAAACCACCCTGCTCCTGCTCACAGTACTCGCGCTCGGCCTATTCCTTCTCAGCGCGCTGGTGGAATGGGTGCGCGGCCAGGTGATGATCAAGATGAGTGTGGGGATCGACCTTGATCTCGGCGAGCGCCTGTTCGGCGTCGCCTTCCAGAAGAGCCTGAAGGAACACAACGCCAACCCGGCGCAGGTACTCAGTGACCTCAACGCCCTGCGCCAGTTTCTCACCGGCTCGGCAGCGATCGCCCTGCTCGACCTGCCCTGGATGCCGATCTTCCTGATCGTCACGGGCATGCTGCACCCCTGGCTGGGCCTGTTCACCCTGCTCGGCGCGCTGATCCTTTTCGCGTTGGCCATGTGGAACGAGCATGCCACGCGCAAGGGCATGGACGAGGCCAACCAGATTTCCGTGAACTCAGCCAAGTACGTCAACAGCACCCTGCAGAACGCCGAGGTAATTCAGGCCATGGGCATGCTGGGTAACCTGCAACGCCGCTGGGCGGCAATGCAGCGTCGCCTGATCGGTGCGCAGACCACCGCCAGCGACAAGGCGGCGAAGATTTCCACCATCACCCGCCTGATACGCACCGCCTGGCAGTCACTGGCCATGGGCCTGGCCATGCTGCTGATCCTCGAAGGGCAGATTTCCGGCGGCGTGATGATGGCCGCCGGTTTCCTCATCAGCAAAGCCATGCTGCCGGCCGAACAGGCCATCGGCTCATGGCGCCAGCTCGACGGGGCCAAAGCCAGCTATCGCCGCCTGTGCCAGTTGCTCGAAGAATTCCCGCGCCAGGTCGACCGTATGAGCCTGCCCACACCGACCGGTGCCATCCGTATCGAACGCCTGATGGTCACGCCACCCGGCAGCAAACGCCCGGCCGTAAACGGTATCGACCTGGCCCTGAACAAGGCCGAAGTGCTGGCGGTGATCGGCCCCAGCGCCTCCGGCAAGTCCACCCTGGCACGGGCCATGGTAGGCGTGTGGCCGGCCAGTCATGGCTCGGTACGCCTGGACGGCGCCGAGATCAACCAATGGGACAGTGAAGCCCTCGGCCCGCACCTGGGTTATCTGCCACAGGATATCGAGCTGTTCGATGGTACCGTGGCGGACAACATCGCCCGCTTCGGCGAGGTGGACTCCAACCAAGTGATCGAGGCGGCCACCCTGGCCGGCATCCACCAGATGGTGCTGCGCTTCCCGCAGGGTTACGACACGCAGCTGGGCCCTGGCGGCCTGGGGCTTTCCGGTGGGCAGAAACAGCGTATTGGCCTGGCGCGGGCGCTGTACGGCAAACCCGCACTGATCGTCCTCGACGAGCCCAACTCCAACCTCGATGACGCTGGCGAGAGCGCCCTGGTGACAGCCATCGACGCCTTGCGCAAGCATGGCTCGACCGTGGTGCTGGTGACCCACCGCCCGAACGTGCTGGCCGTGGTCGATAAACTGCTGGTGCTGCAGGACGGCACGCAGAAGATGTTCGGCCCGCGCGACCAGGTGCTCAAGGCCCTGCTGCCGGCCAGCGCCACCACCAGCAGCGCCGAAGCCCAGACGAGTTGA
- a CDS encoding HlyD family type I secretion periplasmic adaptor subunit, whose protein sequence is MSSTVASAPDINRDASKTARLGLWIIAIGLGGFILWAALAPLAQGVAGSGTVVVAGERKTVQALAGGAVEDILVREGDRVSAGQILVQLNTIQAQSQLEVALGQWFSARANEARLSTERHGLDSIAWPEDLQQRAEDPRAKRNMELQTNLFETRRAELASRRQILENQSASLLEQLHAYEQIKRHLETQLGYQRQELDGLRQLAAEGYVPRNRLFEAERNASQLSAQLTSGISDIGKTRQSITETKLQALQLQQSFRIDAESQLATVAAEASSLSERIKALEFEVNNAAIRAPVAGQVMGLTVHTVGGVIPAAQRLMDIVPQGSAWIIKAKFEPLVADRLKTGLPVNLRFSSLNSATLPVVEGTVLTVSGDQLLDDKTGQPYFSVEVEVGAEAVAHLLAHGLEVKPGMQAEVLVQTGERTFLKYLLSPLEKRIRGALKEE, encoded by the coding sequence ATGTCCAGCACCGTAGCCTCTGCGCCCGACATCAACCGCGACGCCAGCAAGACGGCTCGCCTCGGCCTGTGGATCATCGCCATCGGCTTGGGTGGTTTCATCCTCTGGGCAGCTCTGGCACCGCTGGCCCAAGGCGTAGCTGGCAGTGGCACGGTGGTGGTCGCCGGTGAGCGCAAGACCGTGCAGGCCCTGGCAGGTGGTGCGGTGGAGGATATCCTGGTCCGAGAGGGTGACCGGGTAAGCGCGGGTCAGATACTGGTCCAGCTCAATACCATCCAGGCCCAGTCACAACTCGAAGTCGCCCTTGGTCAATGGTTCAGCGCACGTGCCAACGAGGCCCGGCTGAGCACCGAGCGTCATGGCCTTGACAGCATCGCCTGGCCGGAAGATCTGCAGCAGCGCGCCGAAGACCCGCGCGCCAAACGCAACATGGAGCTGCAGACCAACCTGTTCGAAACCCGCCGCGCCGAACTGGCCAGCCGGCGGCAGATTCTCGAGAACCAGAGCGCATCGCTGCTCGAGCAGCTGCATGCCTACGAACAGATCAAGCGTCATCTGGAAACTCAGCTCGGCTACCAGCGCCAGGAGCTCGACGGCCTGCGACAGCTGGCAGCCGAGGGTTACGTACCGCGCAATCGCCTGTTCGAAGCCGAGCGCAATGCATCGCAACTCAGCGCCCAGCTAACTTCCGGAATCTCCGACATCGGCAAGACGCGCCAGAGCATCACCGAGACCAAGCTGCAGGCATTGCAACTGCAACAGAGCTTCCGCATCGATGCCGAGTCCCAGTTGGCCACCGTGGCCGCCGAGGCTTCCAGCCTGTCCGAACGCATCAAAGCCCTGGAATTCGAGGTGAACAACGCCGCCATCCGCGCGCCGGTCGCCGGCCAGGTGATGGGGCTGACCGTGCACACAGTGGGCGGCGTGATCCCGGCGGCCCAGCGCCTGATGGATATCGTGCCGCAAGGCTCGGCCTGGATCATCAAGGCCAAGTTCGAGCCGCTGGTCGCCGACCGCCTGAAGACCGGCTTGCCGGTGAATCTGCGTTTCTCCTCGCTCAACAGCGCCACTCTGCCGGTAGTCGAGGGAACAGTGCTGACGGTATCCGGGGATCAGCTGCTCGATGACAAGACCGGGCAACCCTACTTTTCCGTGGAAGTTGAGGTCGGCGCCGAAGCCGTTGCGCATCTGCTGGCCCACGGCCTGGAGGTCAAGCCGGGTATGCAGGCCGAGGTGCTGGTACAGACCGGCGAACGTACCTTCCTCAAGTATTTGCTGAGCCCTCTGGAAAAACGCATCCGCGGCGCCCTCAAGGAAGAATGA
- a CDS encoding TolC family outer membrane protein, giving the protein MRLILALSSLLPLLAYAAEPVPMSLLDAYDNALYHDPSFQTATYEFQASQQEKDIGLAPLLPQVGLNGNYGSTRQLRGRDLDSSAADQRYTTSNLSMSARQTLYDRAKAAYYAQAKARQRMGEALYDDAFQELFPRVVEAYFEVARQGNELRLSEQQKIAIEGLVKQTRRLFEAGDGTITDIDEAQARLDLILALQIETRARLQAALHALSGRTGVVVETIVAMDDELPPAAPLRTGQDLTFWQTQARVAAPRMDARRESVAVAEAEVGVQRAGHYPTLALVGELNHNDRDNLSEDYRRQSSSYLGLSLNVPLYAGGGVNAASRKSQYALSSAQSQFDDEARQLAEDIERSYLGVVSGYAKSRALQTAVHSSQRALESAEKGYQAGVRSTVDILNAQQSLFAARRDLLNSKLDMLQSLVVLQARSGLMNRAVLEQVETLF; this is encoded by the coding sequence ATGCGCCTGATACTCGCCCTGTCGAGCCTTCTGCCGCTGCTGGCCTATGCCGCCGAACCAGTGCCCATGAGCCTGCTCGATGCCTACGACAATGCGCTGTACCACGACCCGAGCTTCCAGACGGCCACCTACGAGTTCCAGGCCAGCCAGCAGGAAAAGGACATCGGGCTTGCCCCGCTGCTGCCGCAGGTCGGCCTGAACGGCAACTACGGCAGCACGCGCCAGCTCAGGGGGCGCGATCTCGACAGCTCAGCAGCCGATCAGCGCTACACCACCAGCAACCTCAGCATGAGCGCCAGGCAGACGCTCTACGACCGCGCCAAGGCGGCCTACTACGCCCAGGCCAAGGCTCGTCAGCGAATGGGCGAGGCGCTCTACGACGACGCCTTCCAGGAGCTGTTCCCGCGGGTCGTGGAGGCCTACTTCGAGGTGGCCCGCCAGGGCAACGAACTGCGCCTTAGCGAACAGCAGAAGATCGCCATCGAAGGCCTGGTGAAGCAGACCCGTCGCCTGTTCGAAGCCGGTGACGGCACCATCACCGATATCGACGAGGCCCAGGCACGACTCGACCTCATCCTGGCTCTGCAGATCGAGACCCGTGCCCGACTGCAAGCTGCCCTGCACGCCCTTTCCGGTCGCACCGGTGTGGTGGTCGAGACGATTGTGGCCATGGATGACGAACTGCCCCCGGCCGCGCCTTTGCGGACCGGGCAGGACCTTACCTTCTGGCAGACCCAGGCACGCGTCGCAGCGCCGCGTATGGACGCGCGCCGGGAGTCGGTCGCCGTGGCAGAGGCCGAGGTCGGCGTACAGCGTGCCGGCCATTATCCGACGCTGGCACTGGTCGGCGAGCTTAACCACAACGACCGTGACAACCTCAGCGAGGACTATCGGCGTCAGTCCTCCTCGTATCTGGGGCTGTCACTGAACGTGCCGCTGTATGCCGGCGGCGGCGTGAATGCGGCATCGCGCAAATCGCAGTACGCCCTGTCCAGCGCCCAGTCGCAGTTCGACGACGAGGCCCGGCAACTGGCCGAGGACATCGAACGCAGCTACCTGGGCGTGGTCAGCGGCTATGCAAAGAGCCGCGCCCTGCAAACGGCCGTGCACTCCAGCCAGCGCGCGCTGGAGTCGGCGGAAAAAGGCTATCAGGCCGGGGTGCGGTCGACGGTGGACATTCTCAATGCGCAACAGAGCCTGTTCGCCGCGCGCCGCGACCTGCTCAACAGCAAGCTGGACATGCTGCAGAGCCTGGTCGTGCTGCAGGCGCGCAGTGGCCTGATGAACCGCGCCGTACTGGAGCAGGTGGAGACGCTGTTCTAG
- a CDS encoding methyltransferase domain-containing protein, which translates to MHPSAMENGKLFFDTYLKPLGQVTVADIGAQNVNGSLKDVCPDNAKYIGVDFVQGKGVDIIIDDPYKLPFEDGSLDAIVSSSCFEHSEFFWLLFNEIMRVLKPTGLFYLNAPSNGLFHRYPVDCWRFYPDSGNALANWANRCGYNTLMLESYTSYQSNGLWNDYVAIFLKDREHLSQHPQRILNSFQNYANGFIHGQEGILNHQEFPEDGMKLRIISETIAGRLRLK; encoded by the coding sequence ATGCATCCATCCGCGATGGAAAACGGCAAGTTATTCTTCGACACCTACCTCAAGCCGCTCGGCCAGGTAACCGTCGCCGACATCGGCGCACAGAACGTCAATGGCTCGCTCAAGGATGTCTGTCCGGATAACGCCAAATATATCGGCGTCGATTTCGTGCAGGGCAAGGGTGTCGACATCATCATCGACGACCCCTACAAGCTGCCGTTCGAAGATGGCTCGCTCGACGCGATCGTCAGCAGCTCCTGCTTCGAGCACTCGGAGTTTTTCTGGCTGCTGTTCAACGAGATCATGCGCGTGCTCAAGCCGACCGGGCTGTTCTACCTGAACGCGCCGTCAAACGGGTTGTTCCACCGCTATCCAGTTGACTGTTGGCGCTTCTACCCCGACTCGGGCAATGCCCTGGCCAACTGGGCCAACCGCTGTGGCTACAACACCCTGATGCTGGAGTCCTACACGTCCTACCAGAGCAACGGTCTGTGGAATGACTATGTCGCCATTTTCCTCAAGGACCGCGAACACCTGTCGCAGCATCCGCAGCGGATTCTGAACAGCTTCCAGAACTACGCCAACGGCTTTATCCATGGCCAGGAAGGTATTCTCAATCATCAGGAGTTCCCGGAAGACGGGATGAAGCTGCGCATCATTTCCGAAACCATCGCCGGCCGCCTGCGCCTGAAGTGA
- a CDS encoding O-linked N-acetylglucosamine transferase, SPINDLY family protein: protein MSENPLESQNLDLVLLTALQFSEQAALEPMQLIAVAERLGHAGRPADVVRLYQTWLQHCSSSADYIVQFNLGVTLAQLEQLPAAEQAYRAAIVRKPDFVQAWFNLGAVIERQGRAENALVIWQSMLDHPLVAPDLNHDLYVMVLNSMGRLMEEVRKLQEAEQKLLASLQAEPDQPKVIQHWVHLRQKQCQWPVFVSTAGLSRGDLLKSTSPLAMLSASDDPGLQLATAMHFVSERVDQRVALLAPPKGYAHTKLRIAFLSSDFCLHAVSLLTVELFELLDRERFEVYGFCWSREDGSALRARVKAAMDHFMPIGGLDDASAAQLIRQQEIDILVDLQGLTSGARPNILAYRPAPLQLTYLGFPGPTGLPCVDYVIADRYLIPEDEKPFYSEKPLYLPVFQCSDRQRPVAPLPSRSECGLPEDRFVFCCFNNNYKFNEQMFSCWMRILAAVPDSLFWLLADNQWSQANLIACAERHGVSADRLVFAPRVAPDLYLARYTVADLFLDAYPFNGGTTANDALWMGLPVLTRSGRTFASRMAGALLTALELPELITENLADYEQRAIELARDPERLRNLRQRLQLGRETSLLFDMPRFVRSFEEGIDAAYAQVRQ, encoded by the coding sequence GCCGGTCGACCGGCCGATGTGGTGCGGCTCTACCAGACCTGGTTGCAGCATTGCAGCTCGAGTGCCGATTACATCGTGCAGTTCAACCTGGGCGTGACTCTGGCGCAGCTGGAGCAGTTGCCGGCCGCGGAGCAGGCCTACCGAGCGGCAATCGTTCGCAAGCCGGATTTCGTCCAGGCCTGGTTCAACCTGGGCGCGGTGATCGAGCGCCAGGGCCGTGCGGAAAACGCCCTGGTCATCTGGCAGTCGATGCTCGATCACCCGCTGGTAGCGCCTGATCTGAACCACGACCTCTACGTCATGGTGCTCAACAGCATGGGCCGGCTGATGGAAGAGGTGCGCAAGCTGCAGGAGGCCGAGCAGAAACTGCTGGCCAGTCTGCAAGCCGAGCCCGACCAGCCCAAGGTGATCCAGCATTGGGTGCACTTGCGCCAGAAACAGTGCCAGTGGCCGGTGTTCGTCTCGACGGCCGGGCTGTCGCGCGGTGACCTGCTCAAATCCACTTCGCCCTTGGCGATGCTGTCGGCCAGTGACGATCCCGGGCTGCAACTGGCTACGGCCATGCATTTCGTCAGTGAGCGAGTCGACCAGCGGGTCGCCCTGCTGGCGCCGCCGAAGGGCTATGCCCATACCAAGCTGCGGATTGCCTTCCTGTCCTCAGATTTCTGTTTGCATGCGGTGTCGCTGCTGACTGTCGAGTTGTTCGAGCTGCTCGACCGCGAGCGCTTCGAGGTCTACGGCTTCTGCTGGAGTCGCGAGGATGGCTCGGCGCTGCGAGCGCGGGTGAAGGCGGCCATGGATCACTTCATGCCGATCGGCGGGCTCGATGACGCCAGTGCCGCGCAACTGATCCGCCAGCAAGAGATCGACATCCTGGTCGACCTGCAGGGACTGACGTCAGGGGCGCGGCCGAACATCCTGGCCTATCGCCCGGCGCCACTGCAGCTGACCTACCTGGGCTTCCCCGGGCCAACCGGTCTGCCCTGCGTCGACTATGTGATCGCCGACCGCTACCTGATTCCGGAAGACGAAAAGCCCTTCTACAGCGAGAAACCGCTGTACCTGCCGGTGTTCCAGTGCAGCGACCGTCAGCGTCCGGTGGCGCCACTGCCGTCGCGTAGCGAGTGCGGCCTGCCGGAAGATCGTTTCGTTTTCTGCTGCTTCAACAACAACTACAAGTTCAACGAGCAAATGTTCTCCTGTTGGATGCGCATCCTCGCTGCGGTGCCCGATAGCCTGTTCTGGCTGCTGGCCGACAACCAGTGGTCGCAGGCCAACCTGATCGCCTGCGCCGAGCGCCACGGCGTCAGCGCCGACAGACTGGTGTTTGCCCCTCGGGTAGCGCCGGATCTCTACCTGGCACGCTACACGGTGGCTGATCTGTTCCTCGATGCCTATCCGTTCAATGGAGGCACCACGGCCAATGACGCGTTGTGGATGGGGCTGCCGGTGCTGACCCGTTCCGGCCGCACCTTCGCCTCGCGCATGGCTGGCGCGCTGCTTACCGCGCTGGAGTTGCCCGAACTGATCACCGAGAATCTGGCCGACTACGAGCAGCGCGCCATCGAACTGGCTCGCGACCCCGAGCGCCTGCGCAACCTGCGCCAGCGCCTGCAACTGGGGCGAGAGACCTCCCTACTGTTCGACATGCCGCGTTTCGTGCGCAGCTTCGAAGAGGGCATCGACGCCGCTTATGCCCAGGTGCGCCAATAG